A stretch of Henckelia pumila isolate YLH828 chromosome 4, ASM3356847v2, whole genome shotgun sequence DNA encodes these proteins:
- the LOC140894631 gene encoding polyadenylate-binding protein-interacting protein 12-like isoform X1, which produces MAVVEDAGVHAVTSSNRDVAQHGGAGDHHQQSTKAAGDSQKSTKPTDQSYHLMQQKISNGHHQLQQHAINANGVSLEKKINGDADGGEAFKREMRDLEEMLSKLNPMAEEFVPPSLAAFSSGGHHRLLMAPPHVAAAAAGHFGYSANGFLLQQHANSGAPTGNSFRRVGILFGNFFSSQKGFYSILEKKRNGYPQGKRRMNSRSMAQSDDVIRRTVYVSDIDHQVTEEQLAALFINCGQVVDCRVCGDPNSVLRFAFVEFTDEEGARNALSLAGTMLGYYPVRVLPSKTAIAPVNPTLLPRSEDEREMCARTIYCTNIDKKVTQADVKLFFESICGEVHRLRLLGDFHHSTRIAFVEFIMAESAIAALNCSGAVLGLLPIRVSPSKTPVRPRAPRQSMH; this is translated from the exons ATGGCGGTGGTGGAAGATGCTGGGGTTCACGCGGTGACGTCATCGAATCGGGATGTGGCGCAGCACGGAGGCGCTGGGGATCATCATCAGCAGTCAACGAAAGCCGCTGGTGATTCCCAAAAGTCAACGAAGCCCACCGATCAGAGCTACCATCTGATGCAGCAGAAAATATCCAACGGCCATCATCAGCTGCAGCAGCACGCCATCAACGCCAATGGAGTGTCTCTGGAGAAGAAAATTAACGGGGATGCTGATGGAGGGGAGGCGTTTAAGAGGGAAATGAGAGATTTAGAGGAAATGCTGTCCAAACTGAACCCGATGGCGGAAGAATTTGTGCCACCGTCGCTGGCCGCCTTTAGCAGCGGCGGCCACCACAGGTTGCTGATGGCGCCGCCACATGTTGCTGCGGCGGCTGCAGGTCACTTTGGGTACAGCGCCAACGGCTTTTTATTGCAGCAGCATGCTAACTCGGGAGCTCCAACAGGAAATTCTTTCAGAAGGGTTGGTATTTTATTTGGCAATTTTTTCTCCAGCCAAAAGGGTTTCTATTCAATTCTTGAAAAG AAGAGAAATGGCTATCCTCAGGGGAAACGGAGGATGAATAGCCGAAGCATGGCTCAAAGCGATGATGTGATCCGGAGGACTGTGTATGTATCTGACATCGATCATCAG GTTACAGAAGAGCAACTTGCTGCTCTTTTCATTAATTGTGGACAG GTGGTGGACTGCCGTGTTTGTGGCGACCCTAATTCGGTTCTGCGTTTTGCGTTTGTTGAATTCACGGATGAAG AAGGGGCTAGAAATGCTTTGAGTTTGGCAGGAACTATGCTTGGATATTATCCTGTGAGAGTGCTGCCTTCCAAAACTGCAATTGCACCAGTTAATCCAACATTATTACCTAGG TCTGAGGATGAAAGGGAGATGTGTGCTAGAACTATTTACTGTACAAACATTGATAAAAAG GTTACTCAAGCTGATGTCAAACTCTTCTTTGAGTCCATTTGTGGTGAG GTTCATCGATTGAGGTTGCTTGGTGACTTTCATCACTCTACTCGTATAGCTTTCGTGGAGTTTATTATG GCTGAAAGTGCAATCGCTGCTCTTAACTGCAGTGGTGCAGTCTTAGGATTGCTGCCCATAAG GGTAAGCCCATCGAAGACCCCCGTGCGACCTCGTGCACCACGCCAGTCCATGCACTGA
- the LOC140894631 gene encoding polyadenylate-binding protein-interacting protein 12-like isoform X2 — protein sequence MAVVEDAGVHAVTSSNRDVAQHGGAGDHHQQSTKAAGDSQKSTKPTDQSYHLMQQKISNGHHQLQQHAINANGVSLEKKINGDADGGEAFKREMRDLEEMLSKLNPMAEEFVPPSLAAFSSGGHHRLLMAPPHVAAAAAGHFGYSANGFLLQQHANSGAPTGNSFRRKRNGYPQGKRRMNSRSMAQSDDVIRRTVYVSDIDHQVTEEQLAALFINCGQVVDCRVCGDPNSVLRFAFVEFTDEEGARNALSLAGTMLGYYPVRVLPSKTAIAPVNPTLLPRSEDEREMCARTIYCTNIDKKVTQADVKLFFESICGEVHRLRLLGDFHHSTRIAFVEFIMAESAIAALNCSGAVLGLLPIRVSPSKTPVRPRAPRQSMH from the exons ATGGCGGTGGTGGAAGATGCTGGGGTTCACGCGGTGACGTCATCGAATCGGGATGTGGCGCAGCACGGAGGCGCTGGGGATCATCATCAGCAGTCAACGAAAGCCGCTGGTGATTCCCAAAAGTCAACGAAGCCCACCGATCAGAGCTACCATCTGATGCAGCAGAAAATATCCAACGGCCATCATCAGCTGCAGCAGCACGCCATCAACGCCAATGGAGTGTCTCTGGAGAAGAAAATTAACGGGGATGCTGATGGAGGGGAGGCGTTTAAGAGGGAAATGAGAGATTTAGAGGAAATGCTGTCCAAACTGAACCCGATGGCGGAAGAATTTGTGCCACCGTCGCTGGCCGCCTTTAGCAGCGGCGGCCACCACAGGTTGCTGATGGCGCCGCCACATGTTGCTGCGGCGGCTGCAGGTCACTTTGGGTACAGCGCCAACGGCTTTTTATTGCAGCAGCATGCTAACTCGGGAGCTCCAACAGGAAATTCTTTCAGAAGG AAGAGAAATGGCTATCCTCAGGGGAAACGGAGGATGAATAGCCGAAGCATGGCTCAAAGCGATGATGTGATCCGGAGGACTGTGTATGTATCTGACATCGATCATCAG GTTACAGAAGAGCAACTTGCTGCTCTTTTCATTAATTGTGGACAG GTGGTGGACTGCCGTGTTTGTGGCGACCCTAATTCGGTTCTGCGTTTTGCGTTTGTTGAATTCACGGATGAAG AAGGGGCTAGAAATGCTTTGAGTTTGGCAGGAACTATGCTTGGATATTATCCTGTGAGAGTGCTGCCTTCCAAAACTGCAATTGCACCAGTTAATCCAACATTATTACCTAGG TCTGAGGATGAAAGGGAGATGTGTGCTAGAACTATTTACTGTACAAACATTGATAAAAAG GTTACTCAAGCTGATGTCAAACTCTTCTTTGAGTCCATTTGTGGTGAG GTTCATCGATTGAGGTTGCTTGGTGACTTTCATCACTCTACTCGTATAGCTTTCGTGGAGTTTATTATG GCTGAAAGTGCAATCGCTGCTCTTAACTGCAGTGGTGCAGTCTTAGGATTGCTGCCCATAAG GGTAAGCCCATCGAAGACCCCCGTGCGACCTCGTGCACCACGCCAGTCCATGCACTGA